From Oncorhynchus mykiss isolate Arlee chromosome 6, USDA_OmykA_1.1, whole genome shotgun sequence, the proteins below share one genomic window:
- the LOC110517994 gene encoding protein Lines homolog 1 isoform X2, with protein MNEQFHVLNDAYRSLLSRTSPSKMSSHELASSMFTCVCELTLDASDGSHSQHQDQSRDLLMSSKYSPNPNGTELACLVLTLVEKISSKLTSQQLSQETNLYFKDVSTVLFQYMDFMSKLVHLACCKDRLLSHLAAKSVSSYVIFELRCFNTVNQIWEWKCLQVLQNPCSGNELDACTWSLTTVLKAVLKETSEYKPGTVEKLLATFDTALTAAYSQLVPVESLGHGNSASYPSSNTADWATTLTNLLDLLEVLTAARFKLSSTSVCFTSSRLSLVQASALLRIVDSHVHYFVKKQVLLLLKRILLQKAGEDMGFGEASSLTHGDDHMTSDILTLADDVLQAVHTDWLQCVPVESAAIFFGGTGQSCGGSSDAFDHVMLRAVSLVVLKSLEYKIQSAGGKGNTIGIHGYLSALLLFLRQRGVQLKQGSHSCCWVSLVFGEQDDDMMEAAKALLLLYLHHRVSSDLEADAVCVVGGNPHCHFLFLLRNISFDHSILLDFLISTETCFLEYFVRYLKHLRDDWEGFRMVCQKIDGSDRCKLSWKISQKDDQLLDNLREELQQSLCASRGSVSTSSHSGGSVTIVDPEPAPCLQPSLCLPSGSATALASTPPLRLVDYGSSEESETEDGDLPLGLTQDRLHSDSVVHTLNSHSFDRTVMCLTELRVVVTRLQRRSLFPYNATSLLKLLTQIEAKRCCSQH; from the exons ATGAATGAACAATTTCATGTCCTAAATGATGCTTACAGAAGTTTATTGTCGAGAACATCACCCAGCAAAATGAGTAGCCATGAGTTGGCATCCTCCATGTTCACATGTGTATGTGAACTGACTCTTGATGCCAGTGATGGTTCTCATTCTCAGCATCAGGACCAGTCCAGAGATCTCCTAATGTCCTCCAAATATTCTCCAAACCCAAATGGAACTGAACTGGCTTGTCTTGTGTTGACTCTGGTGGAGAAAATAAGCTCCAAACTGACATCTCAACAACTGTCTCAAGAAACCAACCTTTACTTCAAAGATGTTTCTACAGTATTATTCCAGTATATGGATTTTATGTCCAAACTT GTTCACCTTGCCTGCTGCAAGGACAGGTTGCTGTCTCATCTAGCTGCAAAGAGTGTATCCTCCTATGTTATTTTTGAGCTGCGTTGCTTT AATACAGTCAACCAGATTTGGGAATGGAAGTGCTTGCAAGTGCTCCAGAACCCTTGCTCTGGCAACGAACTGGATGCATGCACATGGTCACTTACCACTGTCCTGAAAGCAGTTCTAAAAGAAACATCAGAATATAAACCTG GGACTGTGGAGAAACTTCTTGCCACATTCGACACAGCTCTCACTGCTGCTTACTCCCAGCTTGTCCCTGTAGAGAGTCTGGGCCATGGGAACTCTGCGTCATACCCCAGTAGTAACACGGCAGACTGGGCTACAACTCTGACTAACCTCCTAGACTTACTGGAAGTGCTCACTGCAGCCAGGTTCAAACTAAGCAGCACCAGTGTCTGTTTCACCAGCTCAAGGCTCTCCCTCGTACAGGCATCGGCGCTACTGCGGATAGTCGACTCTCATGTCCACTACTTTGTGAAGAAGCAAGTGCTTCTGCTTTTAAAGAGGATTCTCCTTCAGAAGGCAGGCGAGGACATGGGTTTTGGCGAGGCATCCTCCCTAACGCATGGAGATGATCACATGACCAGTGACATTCTTACACTGGCTGATGATGTGTTGCAGGCAGTGCACACTGATTGGTTACAGTGTGTTCCAGTGGAGTCGGCGGCCATTTTCTTTGGAGGGACAGGCCAATCGTGTGGCGGGAGCAGTGATGCGTTCGATCATGTGATGCTGAGGGCTGTTAGTCTAGTTGTGCTCAAGTCACTGGAATACAAAATCCAATCCGCTGGTGGGAAAG GTAATACCATAGGCATCCATGGCTATTTAAGTGCGTTGCTGCTGTTCCTGAGGCAGCGAGGGGTCCAGCTGAAGCAGGGATCTCACTCCTGCTGCTGGGTGTCCTTGGTGTTTGGAGAGCAGGACGACGACATGATGGAAGCAGCAAAGGCTTTACTCCTACTATACCTCCATCACAG AGTGTCCTCTGACCTGGAAGCTGATGCTGTGTGTGTTGTCGGCGGCAACCCCCACTGtcactttctcttcctcctccgcaACATCTCCTTCGACCACAGCATTCTCCTCGATTTCCTCATCTCAACGGAAACCTGCTTCCTCGAGTACTTTGTCCGTTACCTAAAACACCTCCGGGACGACTGGGAAGGCTTCCGAATGGTCTGTCAGAAGATAGATGGGTCGGACCGGTGTAAACTGAGCTGGAAGATTAGCCAGAAAGACGATCAACTATTGGACAACCTGAGAGAGGAACTCCAGCAGTCGTTGTGTGCCTCTCGTGGAAGCGTGTCTACTTCCAGCCATTCTGGAGGATCAGTTACCATCGTGGACCCAGAGCCAGCTCCATGTCTGCAGCCCAGCTTATGTCTGCCTTCAGGGAGTGCAACTGCCCtggcctctactccccctctccgtcTGGTGGACTACGGCAGCTCAGAGGAGTCTGAGACTGAGGACGGTGACCTCCCATTAGGCCTTACACAGGATAGGCTACACAGCGACTCTGTGGTTCACACACTCAACAGCCACTCTTTTGATAGGACTGTTATGTGTCTGACAGAGCTCAGAGTGGTGGTGACTAGACTGCAGAGGAGGAGTCTGTTCCCTTACAATGCCACCTCGCTCTTGAAACTGCTGACACAGATTGAAGCGAAGAGATGTTGTTCACAGCATTGA
- the LOC110517994 gene encoding protein Lines homolog 1 isoform X1 produces the protein MNEQFHVLNDAYRSLLSRTSPSKMSSHELASSMFTCVCELTLDASDGSHSQHQDQSRDLLMSSKYSPNPNGTELACLVLTLVEKISSKLTSQQLSQETNLYFKDVSTVLFQYMDFMSKLVHLACCKDRLLSHLAAKSVSSYVIFELRCFNTVNQIWEWKCLQVLQNPCSGNELDACTWSLTTVLKAVLKETSEYKPGTVEKLLATFDTALTAAYSQLVPVESLGHGNSASYPSSNTADWATTLTNLLDLLEVLTAARFKLSSTSVCFTSSRLSLVQASALLRIVDSHVHYFVKKQVLLLLKRILLQKAGEDMGFGEASSLTHGDDHMTSDILTLADDVLQAVHTDWLQCVPVESAAIFFGGTGQSCGGSSDAFDHVMLRAVSLVVLKSLEYKIQSAGGKGVCNTIGIHGYLSALLLFLRQRGVQLKQGSHSCCWVSLVFGEQDDDMMEAAKALLLLYLHHRVSSDLEADAVCVVGGNPHCHFLFLLRNISFDHSILLDFLISTETCFLEYFVRYLKHLRDDWEGFRMVCQKIDGSDRCKLSWKISQKDDQLLDNLREELQQSLCASRGSVSTSSHSGGSVTIVDPEPAPCLQPSLCLPSGSATALASTPPLRLVDYGSSEESETEDGDLPLGLTQDRLHSDSVVHTLNSHSFDRTVMCLTELRVVVTRLQRRSLFPYNATSLLKLLTQIEAKRCCSQH, from the exons ATGAATGAACAATTTCATGTCCTAAATGATGCTTACAGAAGTTTATTGTCGAGAACATCACCCAGCAAAATGAGTAGCCATGAGTTGGCATCCTCCATGTTCACATGTGTATGTGAACTGACTCTTGATGCCAGTGATGGTTCTCATTCTCAGCATCAGGACCAGTCCAGAGATCTCCTAATGTCCTCCAAATATTCTCCAAACCCAAATGGAACTGAACTGGCTTGTCTTGTGTTGACTCTGGTGGAGAAAATAAGCTCCAAACTGACATCTCAACAACTGTCTCAAGAAACCAACCTTTACTTCAAAGATGTTTCTACAGTATTATTCCAGTATATGGATTTTATGTCCAAACTT GTTCACCTTGCCTGCTGCAAGGACAGGTTGCTGTCTCATCTAGCTGCAAAGAGTGTATCCTCCTATGTTATTTTTGAGCTGCGTTGCTTT AATACAGTCAACCAGATTTGGGAATGGAAGTGCTTGCAAGTGCTCCAGAACCCTTGCTCTGGCAACGAACTGGATGCATGCACATGGTCACTTACCACTGTCCTGAAAGCAGTTCTAAAAGAAACATCAGAATATAAACCTG GGACTGTGGAGAAACTTCTTGCCACATTCGACACAGCTCTCACTGCTGCTTACTCCCAGCTTGTCCCTGTAGAGAGTCTGGGCCATGGGAACTCTGCGTCATACCCCAGTAGTAACACGGCAGACTGGGCTACAACTCTGACTAACCTCCTAGACTTACTGGAAGTGCTCACTGCAGCCAGGTTCAAACTAAGCAGCACCAGTGTCTGTTTCACCAGCTCAAGGCTCTCCCTCGTACAGGCATCGGCGCTACTGCGGATAGTCGACTCTCATGTCCACTACTTTGTGAAGAAGCAAGTGCTTCTGCTTTTAAAGAGGATTCTCCTTCAGAAGGCAGGCGAGGACATGGGTTTTGGCGAGGCATCCTCCCTAACGCATGGAGATGATCACATGACCAGTGACATTCTTACACTGGCTGATGATGTGTTGCAGGCAGTGCACACTGATTGGTTACAGTGTGTTCCAGTGGAGTCGGCGGCCATTTTCTTTGGAGGGACAGGCCAATCGTGTGGCGGGAGCAGTGATGCGTTCGATCATGTGATGCTGAGGGCTGTTAGTCTAGTTGTGCTCAAGTCACTGGAATACAAAATCCAATCCGCTGGTGGGAAAG GTGTATGTAATACCATAGGCATCCATGGCTATTTAAGTGCGTTGCTGCTGTTCCTGAGGCAGCGAGGGGTCCAGCTGAAGCAGGGATCTCACTCCTGCTGCTGGGTGTCCTTGGTGTTTGGAGAGCAGGACGACGACATGATGGAAGCAGCAAAGGCTTTACTCCTACTATACCTCCATCACAG AGTGTCCTCTGACCTGGAAGCTGATGCTGTGTGTGTTGTCGGCGGCAACCCCCACTGtcactttctcttcctcctccgcaACATCTCCTTCGACCACAGCATTCTCCTCGATTTCCTCATCTCAACGGAAACCTGCTTCCTCGAGTACTTTGTCCGTTACCTAAAACACCTCCGGGACGACTGGGAAGGCTTCCGAATGGTCTGTCAGAAGATAGATGGGTCGGACCGGTGTAAACTGAGCTGGAAGATTAGCCAGAAAGACGATCAACTATTGGACAACCTGAGAGAGGAACTCCAGCAGTCGTTGTGTGCCTCTCGTGGAAGCGTGTCTACTTCCAGCCATTCTGGAGGATCAGTTACCATCGTGGACCCAGAGCCAGCTCCATGTCTGCAGCCCAGCTTATGTCTGCCTTCAGGGAGTGCAACTGCCCtggcctctactccccctctccgtcTGGTGGACTACGGCAGCTCAGAGGAGTCTGAGACTGAGGACGGTGACCTCCCATTAGGCCTTACACAGGATAGGCTACACAGCGACTCTGTGGTTCACACACTCAACAGCCACTCTTTTGATAGGACTGTTATGTGTCTGACAGAGCTCAGAGTGGTGGTGACTAGACTGCAGAGGAGGAGTCTGTTCCCTTACAATGCCACCTCGCTCTTGAAACTGCTGACACAGATTGAAGCGAAGAGATGTTGTTCACAGCATTGA
- the LOC110517994 gene encoding protein Lines homolog 1 isoform X3 — protein MNEQFHVLNDAYRSLLSRTSPSKMSSHELASSMFTCVCELTLDASDGSHSQHQDQSRDLLMSSKYSPNPNGTELACLVLTLVEKISSKLTSQQLSQETNLYFKDVSTVLFQYMDFMSKLVHLACCKDRLLSHLAAKSVSSYVIFELRCFAVHTDWLQCVPVESAAIFFGGTGQSCGGSSDAFDHVMLRAVSLVVLKSLEYKIQSAGGKGVCNTIGIHGYLSALLLFLRQRGVQLKQGSHSCCWVSLVFGEQDDDMMEAAKALLLLYLHHRVSSDLEADAVCVVGGNPHCHFLFLLRNISFDHSILLDFLISTETCFLEYFVRYLKHLRDDWEGFRMVCQKIDGSDRCKLSWKISQKDDQLLDNLREELQQSLCASRGSVSTSSHSGGSVTIVDPEPAPCLQPSLCLPSGSATALASTPPLRLVDYGSSEESETEDGDLPLGLTQDRLHSDSVVHTLNSHSFDRTVMCLTELRVVVTRLQRRSLFPYNATSLLKLLTQIEAKRCCSQH, from the exons ATGAATGAACAATTTCATGTCCTAAATGATGCTTACAGAAGTTTATTGTCGAGAACATCACCCAGCAAAATGAGTAGCCATGAGTTGGCATCCTCCATGTTCACATGTGTATGTGAACTGACTCTTGATGCCAGTGATGGTTCTCATTCTCAGCATCAGGACCAGTCCAGAGATCTCCTAATGTCCTCCAAATATTCTCCAAACCCAAATGGAACTGAACTGGCTTGTCTTGTGTTGACTCTGGTGGAGAAAATAAGCTCCAAACTGACATCTCAACAACTGTCTCAAGAAACCAACCTTTACTTCAAAGATGTTTCTACAGTATTATTCCAGTATATGGATTTTATGTCCAAACTT GTTCACCTTGCCTGCTGCAAGGACAGGTTGCTGTCTCATCTAGCTGCAAAGAGTGTATCCTCCTATGTTATTTTTGAGCTGCGTTGCTTT GCAGTGCACACTGATTGGTTACAGTGTGTTCCAGTGGAGTCGGCGGCCATTTTCTTTGGAGGGACAGGCCAATCGTGTGGCGGGAGCAGTGATGCGTTCGATCATGTGATGCTGAGGGCTGTTAGTCTAGTTGTGCTCAAGTCACTGGAATACAAAATCCAATCCGCTGGTGGGAAAG GTGTATGTAATACCATAGGCATCCATGGCTATTTAAGTGCGTTGCTGCTGTTCCTGAGGCAGCGAGGGGTCCAGCTGAAGCAGGGATCTCACTCCTGCTGCTGGGTGTCCTTGGTGTTTGGAGAGCAGGACGACGACATGATGGAAGCAGCAAAGGCTTTACTCCTACTATACCTCCATCACAG AGTGTCCTCTGACCTGGAAGCTGATGCTGTGTGTGTTGTCGGCGGCAACCCCCACTGtcactttctcttcctcctccgcaACATCTCCTTCGACCACAGCATTCTCCTCGATTTCCTCATCTCAACGGAAACCTGCTTCCTCGAGTACTTTGTCCGTTACCTAAAACACCTCCGGGACGACTGGGAAGGCTTCCGAATGGTCTGTCAGAAGATAGATGGGTCGGACCGGTGTAAACTGAGCTGGAAGATTAGCCAGAAAGACGATCAACTATTGGACAACCTGAGAGAGGAACTCCAGCAGTCGTTGTGTGCCTCTCGTGGAAGCGTGTCTACTTCCAGCCATTCTGGAGGATCAGTTACCATCGTGGACCCAGAGCCAGCTCCATGTCTGCAGCCCAGCTTATGTCTGCCTTCAGGGAGTGCAACTGCCCtggcctctactccccctctccgtcTGGTGGACTACGGCAGCTCAGAGGAGTCTGAGACTGAGGACGGTGACCTCCCATTAGGCCTTACACAGGATAGGCTACACAGCGACTCTGTGGTTCACACACTCAACAGCCACTCTTTTGATAGGACTGTTATGTGTCTGACAGAGCTCAGAGTGGTGGTGACTAGACTGCAGAGGAGGAGTCTGTTCCCTTACAATGCCACCTCGCTCTTGAAACTGCTGACACAGATTGAAGCGAAGAGATGTTGTTCACAGCATTGA
- the LOC110517994 gene encoding protein Lines homolog 1 isoform X4 — translation MGFGEASSLTHGDDHMTSDILTLADDVLQAVHTDWLQCVPVESAAIFFGGTGQSCGGSSDAFDHVMLRAVSLVVLKSLEYKIQSAGGKGVCNTIGIHGYLSALLLFLRQRGVQLKQGSHSCCWVSLVFGEQDDDMMEAAKALLLLYLHHRVSSDLEADAVCVVGGNPHCHFLFLLRNISFDHSILLDFLISTETCFLEYFVRYLKHLRDDWEGFRMVCQKIDGSDRCKLSWKISQKDDQLLDNLREELQQSLCASRGSVSTSSHSGGSVTIVDPEPAPCLQPSLCLPSGSATALASTPPLRLVDYGSSEESETEDGDLPLGLTQDRLHSDSVVHTLNSHSFDRTVMCLTELRVVVTRLQRRSLFPYNATSLLKLLTQIEAKRCCSQH, via the exons ATGGGTTTTGGCGAGGCATCCTCCCTAACGCATGGAGATGATCACATGACCAGTGACATTCTTACACTGGCTGATGATGTGTTGCAGGCAGTGCACACTGATTGGTTACAGTGTGTTCCAGTGGAGTCGGCGGCCATTTTCTTTGGAGGGACAGGCCAATCGTGTGGCGGGAGCAGTGATGCGTTCGATCATGTGATGCTGAGGGCTGTTAGTCTAGTTGTGCTCAAGTCACTGGAATACAAAATCCAATCCGCTGGTGGGAAAG GTGTATGTAATACCATAGGCATCCATGGCTATTTAAGTGCGTTGCTGCTGTTCCTGAGGCAGCGAGGGGTCCAGCTGAAGCAGGGATCTCACTCCTGCTGCTGGGTGTCCTTGGTGTTTGGAGAGCAGGACGACGACATGATGGAAGCAGCAAAGGCTTTACTCCTACTATACCTCCATCACAG AGTGTCCTCTGACCTGGAAGCTGATGCTGTGTGTGTTGTCGGCGGCAACCCCCACTGtcactttctcttcctcctccgcaACATCTCCTTCGACCACAGCATTCTCCTCGATTTCCTCATCTCAACGGAAACCTGCTTCCTCGAGTACTTTGTCCGTTACCTAAAACACCTCCGGGACGACTGGGAAGGCTTCCGAATGGTCTGTCAGAAGATAGATGGGTCGGACCGGTGTAAACTGAGCTGGAAGATTAGCCAGAAAGACGATCAACTATTGGACAACCTGAGAGAGGAACTCCAGCAGTCGTTGTGTGCCTCTCGTGGAAGCGTGTCTACTTCCAGCCATTCTGGAGGATCAGTTACCATCGTGGACCCAGAGCCAGCTCCATGTCTGCAGCCCAGCTTATGTCTGCCTTCAGGGAGTGCAACTGCCCtggcctctactccccctctccgtcTGGTGGACTACGGCAGCTCAGAGGAGTCTGAGACTGAGGACGGTGACCTCCCATTAGGCCTTACACAGGATAGGCTACACAGCGACTCTGTGGTTCACACACTCAACAGCCACTCTTTTGATAGGACTGTTATGTGTCTGACAGAGCTCAGAGTGGTGGTGACTAGACTGCAGAGGAGGAGTCTGTTCCCTTACAATGCCACCTCGCTCTTGAAACTGCTGACACAGATTGAAGCGAAGAGATGTTGTTCACAGCATTGA